One Pontibacillus halophilus JSM 076056 = DSM 19796 DNA segment encodes these proteins:
- the yunB gene encoding sporulation protein YunB yields the protein MGSFNKKPKSIGPPPAKQIFVVTLVFFILSTFGGIWVINQGIEPTLMSIAETRTKQFAREAINEAVNKRIAEDLGSDELIKIETDQNGKIVTIGWNTVVVNRVLRNTTFRVQNYLKRLETEGQGVSPDSSLDIEVDPEESNTIDGIEEDPTVARIPIGQATNISLLANLGPEVPVHFKVIGDVQSDFNYDMVEYGINGVMITLSIELEANVSIVIPFSTRTATVNTSIPVDFRIVNGVVPDFYNGNGTNGGITPSIPIQDSILP from the coding sequence ATGGGCTCATTTAACAAGAAACCTAAATCAATTGGACCACCTCCAGCTAAACAAATCTTCGTTGTAACGCTTGTTTTCTTTATTCTTAGCACGTTTGGAGGGATTTGGGTAATCAATCAAGGTATTGAACCAACTTTAATGAGCATTGCAGAAACAAGGACGAAACAATTCGCTAGGGAAGCCATTAATGAAGCAGTAAATAAACGAATTGCGGAAGACTTAGGATCAGATGAACTCATAAAGATTGAGACGGACCAAAATGGGAAAATCGTTACGATTGGGTGGAATACGGTCGTAGTGAACCGAGTGTTGCGAAATACCACTTTCCGAGTCCAAAACTACTTGAAGCGACTAGAAACAGAAGGGCAAGGCGTTTCTCCTGATAGTAGCCTTGATATTGAAGTAGACCCTGAGGAGAGCAACACGATTGACGGCATAGAAGAGGACCCGACTGTTGCTAGAATTCCAATCGGGCAAGCCACGAATATAAGTCTATTAGCAAATCTTGGTCCAGAGGTGCCGGTTCACTTTAAGGTAATTGGAGATGTTCAATCGGACTTTAACTACGATATGGTAGAATACGGAATTAATGGAGTCATGATTACCCTCTCAATTGAGCTTGAAGCGAATGTGAGTATTGTTATCCCGTTCTCCACTAGAACTGCGACAGTGAATACAAGTATCCCAGTTGATTTCAGAATCGTAAATGGAGTCGTTCCAGACTTCTATAATGGAAATGGGACAAACGGAGGGATTACGCCTTCTATACCAATCCAAGATTCAATCTTGCCATAA
- a CDS encoding HD-GYP domain-containing protein — protein sequence MKVLEYDKVGDWMRLISTSSLTTDDYLAKAIYNDRGRILVQAGTPLTKRMIARLSELNVTYVYIEDEHTSDIEVTSSISDERRQEAMNQIETTFQMMKESPDYIKSFITNRTAESMGSTVRSIIEDIQKHNEVVTLLSDVFSYDNYIFSHSVNVTVYSLALGMEMGLNRNQLEQIGFGAMLHDVGKMFTPKEILFKPSRLTDEEYGIIKQHTTTGFNMLRKAPNIPLVSAHCAYQHHERLNGTGYPRGIEADDIHLYAKIIGIADVFDAVTSNRVYRRAMLPHEGMEVLYAGADTLFDYEMIQHFRRSIALYPNGLTVHLSDGKSGVVFQQNNQVSDRPIVRVLEHHQQRLRQPYLFDLSKHLNVIVKECETTLVQQTS from the coding sequence ATGAAAGTACTAGAATACGACAAGGTTGGGGATTGGATGCGACTGATTTCGACGTCATCACTGACAACGGACGATTATTTAGCGAAAGCAATCTACAACGACCGGGGCAGGATATTGGTACAAGCAGGAACCCCACTAACGAAGCGTATGATTGCTAGGTTATCAGAACTAAACGTAACATATGTGTACATAGAAGATGAGCATACGTCTGATATCGAAGTGACATCTTCCATCTCAGACGAACGGCGTCAAGAAGCAATGAATCAAATTGAAACTACCTTTCAAATGATGAAGGAGAGCCCGGATTACATTAAATCCTTTATTACGAACCGTACAGCTGAATCCATGGGGAGTACGGTTCGCTCAATTATAGAAGATATTCAGAAGCATAATGAAGTCGTCACTTTATTAAGTGACGTATTCAGCTATGACAACTATATCTTTAGTCATTCTGTGAACGTAACGGTTTATTCTCTTGCGCTTGGTATGGAAATGGGACTGAATCGCAACCAACTTGAACAAATTGGCTTTGGAGCAATGCTCCATGACGTAGGGAAAATGTTTACACCGAAAGAGATTCTGTTTAAGCCTAGTCGATTAACCGATGAAGAGTATGGAATTATCAAGCAACATACGACAACAGGGTTTAATATGTTGCGTAAGGCACCAAATATCCCGCTCGTATCTGCACACTGTGCCTATCAACACCATGAACGTCTCAACGGTACAGGGTACCCTCGTGGAATCGAGGCGGATGATATTCATCTATACGCTAAGATTATCGGAATTGCAGATGTATTTGATGCAGTGACGAGCAATCGTGTCTACAGAAGAGCCATGCTGCCTCATGAAGGAATGGAAGTGCTGTACGCAGGCGCTGATACGTTATTCGATTATGAAATGATTCAACATTTCCGTCGAAGCATTGCCCTTTATCCGAATGGTCTCACCGTTCATTTAAGTGATGGCAAGAGTGGCGTCGTGTTCCAACAAAATAATCAAGTGTCTGACAGACCAATTGTACGTGTACTTGAACATCACCAACAACGATTGCGGCAACCTTATTTATTTGATTTAAGCAAGCATCTAAATGTAATTGTGAAAGAATGTGAAACAACGCTCGTTCAACAAACTTCATAA
- a CDS encoding YutD family protein, which produces MIEVQGKTYEIIHDEKNGFVQETLEERYSDILTKYDFIVGDWGYGQLRLRGFYDDQNPKASFDTKISTLNDYLLEYCNFGCAYFVLKRIDR; this is translated from the coding sequence GTGATTGAAGTACAAGGGAAAACGTATGAAATCATACATGATGAGAAGAATGGTTTCGTGCAGGAAACGTTAGAAGAACGATATAGCGATATTTTAACGAAATACGATTTTATTGTAGGGGATTGGGGTTATGGTCAGCTTCGTTTAAGAGGGTTCTATGACGACCAAAACCCGAAGGCTTCATTCGATACGAAGATTAGCACGCTGAATGATTATTTACTGGAGTATTGCAACTTTGGATGTGCCTATTTCGTATTGAAACGTATCGATCGGTAA
- the glpX gene encoding class II fructose-bisphosphatase, whose amino-acid sequence MDRELALELVRVTEAAAIKSAHWMGRGKKNEADDAATTAMRNVFDTVSMNGTVVIGEGELDEAPMLYIGENLGTGDGPNVDIAVDPLEGTNIVAKGHNNAMTVIAAAERGALLHAPDMYMQKLVVGEKAAGRVHLDDPIEKTIEIVAEANNKRIHDLTVIIQERPRHDEIVKRVQNMGARVKLFGDGDVGASIATCLPQTGIDIFIGIGGAPEGVISAAAVKSLGGDMQARLLPQNDEERSRCMEMGLDDPEQLLTMNDLVKSDDAIFAATGVTEGELLNGVRFLGGDTAETHSIVMRSKTRTVRFIQANHHLDLKPDLREES is encoded by the coding sequence TTGGATAGAGAGTTAGCGTTAGAACTTGTTCGTGTAACAGAGGCAGCAGCAATTAAATCTGCCCATTGGATGGGACGCGGCAAGAAAAATGAAGCGGATGATGCCGCTACAACAGCAATGAGAAACGTATTCGATACCGTATCCATGAATGGAACGGTTGTTATAGGCGAGGGAGAGCTTGATGAAGCTCCCATGCTATATATAGGAGAAAACTTGGGTACCGGGGATGGCCCGAATGTAGATATTGCAGTCGATCCATTAGAAGGTACAAATATTGTCGCTAAGGGACACAATAATGCCATGACGGTCATTGCCGCTGCCGAACGAGGTGCCTTACTACATGCTCCTGACATGTACATGCAGAAGCTTGTAGTTGGTGAGAAGGCTGCTGGAAGAGTCCACCTAGATGACCCAATAGAAAAGACGATTGAAATTGTCGCAGAAGCGAATAATAAACGTATTCACGATCTGACCGTGATTATACAAGAACGTCCTCGTCATGACGAAATTGTAAAACGCGTTCAGAATATGGGTGCGCGTGTGAAACTATTTGGCGACGGAGATGTAGGAGCATCCATTGCAACTTGCCTCCCTCAAACAGGCATCGACATTTTCATTGGAATCGGCGGTGCACCAGAAGGTGTTATTTCAGCAGCTGCAGTTAAATCATTAGGTGGAGACATGCAAGCACGCCTCCTCCCTCAAAATGACGAAGAACGTAGCCGTTGCATGGAGATGGGACTTGACGACCCAGAACAGCTCTTAACGATGAATGACCTTGTGAAAAGTGATGATGCCATCTTTGCCGCTACCGGTGTCACAGAAGGTGAATTGTTAAATGGAGTACGATTCCTTGGCGGAGATACAGCGGAAACGCATTCCATTGTAATGCGCTCGAAGACGAGAACCGTCCGCTTCATTCAAGCCAATCATCATTTAGACTTAAAGCCAGACTTACGTGAAGAATCCTAA
- a CDS encoding transposase — QPSQVKEALHAFYEKVNQAGLSEFSQGIKTLKNWQPEILNSFAFNYSNGFVEGLNNQTKVIKRDAFGFRRYDRFRLKILLHHQYKHTKDFQVG; from the coding sequence CAACCTTCACAGGTTAAAGAAGCTTTGCATGCCTTTTATGAGAAAGTGAATCAAGCTGGGCTTTCGGAGTTTAGTCAGGGGATAAAAACGTTGAAGAACTGGCAACCAGAGATTTTGAACAGCTTTGCGTTCAACTATAGCAATGGATTCGTAGAAGGGTTGAACAATCAAACGAAGGTTATTAAGCGAGATGCGTTCGGATTCCGAAGGTATGACCGTTTCCGATTGAAGATTCTTCTGCATCATCAATACAAACATACAAAAGACTTTCAAGTTGGTTAA
- a CDS encoding MetS family NSS transporter small subunit — translation MQAIIVAIVGMVVIWGGLVASIVHAVRKS, via the coding sequence ATGCAGGCGATTATTGTTGCGATTGTTGGTATGGTCGTCATATGGGGCGGTCTAGTTGCGAGTATTGTTCATGCCGTTCGAAAATCATAA
- a CDS encoding M23 family metallopeptidase yields the protein MTCALFIVPYTAMAAEDSTEKNEYEERMSLYKSIQSVTHVPWTFLAAVDQYEKHIHKEHASNQFISITIPIERWAGPTNPSSHHAQEEDTISIFNGLGKDGDGDGIADQTNDLDILYTMASYLSGYGTTDQDLKIAVWNYYQRDLSVQAISNNAKVFETFQTVELTEHRFPVPLSYNYSYRSTWGDARGFGGRRIHEGTDIFANYGVPVRATAYGVVEMKGWNRYGGWRIGIRDTSNTYHYFAHLNGFEKGVKPGQVVKPGDVVGYVGATGYGPPGTSGKFPPHLHYGMYRDNGHSEWSYDPYPHLRAWERETRKLLQK from the coding sequence ATGACATGCGCCCTTTTCATCGTACCTTACACAGCCATGGCTGCAGAAGATAGTACCGAGAAGAACGAATATGAAGAGCGTATGTCCTTATATAAATCCATTCAGAGTGTCACTCATGTTCCGTGGACGTTCCTTGCTGCAGTAGACCAATACGAGAAGCATATCCATAAAGAACACGCCTCCAACCAATTCATCTCCATAACTATACCAATTGAGAGATGGGCTGGTCCGACAAACCCTTCAAGTCATCATGCACAAGAAGAAGACACAATATCTATATTTAATGGACTTGGGAAAGATGGAGACGGAGATGGCATTGCAGACCAGACAAACGACCTTGATATTCTTTACACAATGGCCTCCTACCTATCCGGATACGGGACAACAGATCAAGATTTGAAGATTGCCGTTTGGAATTACTACCAACGTGACTTATCCGTTCAAGCCATTTCAAATAATGCGAAAGTGTTTGAGACCTTCCAAACAGTAGAACTCACAGAACACCGTTTCCCAGTCCCTCTCTCTTATAACTACAGCTACCGAAGTACGTGGGGAGATGCTCGTGGTTTCGGCGGGAGACGTATACATGAAGGGACAGACATCTTTGCGAATTACGGAGTCCCAGTTCGTGCTACTGCTTACGGCGTCGTAGAGATGAAGGGATGGAACCGATATGGAGGTTGGCGGATTGGCATTCGTGATACAAGTAACACCTATCATTACTTTGCCCATTTAAACGGATTCGAAAAAGGGGTCAAGCCAGGACAGGTTGTCAAACCTGGAGATGTTGTTGGATACGTTGGAGCAACAGGATATGGTCCTCCAGGTACATCAGGAAAGTTCCCCCCTCATTTGCATTATGGTATGTATCGAGACAATGGGCATAGCGAATGGTCCTATGATCCTTACCCACATTTAAGAGCATGGGAAAGAGAAACGAGAAAGTTATTACAGAAATAA
- a CDS encoding TIGR01457 family HAD-type hydrolase: MKTYSGYLIDLDGTMYRGEERIEEASTFVQQLKDREIPYMFVTNNSSKRPSQVVEKLRSHDIPATEEQVYTSSMATAAYIKRQKPDATVYAIGEEGLQSALSKVGLTFGEEQCDYVVIGMDREITYEKLAKAALLVRKGATFLSTNGDIAIPTERGMLPGNGSLTSVITVTTGVSPTFIGKPESTIMELALDELGMRKEETLMVGDNYETDIKAGMNAGLDTLLVHTGVTSREDLIVKEIQPTFTVKNLSEWVIE; the protein is encoded by the coding sequence ATGAAGACTTACAGCGGGTATTTAATTGACTTAGATGGAACAATGTATCGTGGTGAAGAACGTATTGAAGAAGCTTCAACATTTGTTCAGCAGTTGAAAGACAGAGAGATTCCTTATATGTTCGTGACGAACAATTCCTCCAAGCGACCATCCCAGGTTGTAGAGAAATTGCGCAGTCATGATATTCCTGCAACAGAGGAGCAAGTTTATACTTCGAGTATGGCAACTGCTGCGTACATCAAGCGTCAAAAGCCTGATGCAACCGTATATGCGATTGGTGAAGAGGGATTGCAAAGTGCGCTATCGAAGGTGGGGTTAACCTTTGGGGAAGAGCAATGCGATTATGTAGTCATTGGTATGGACAGAGAAATTACGTATGAGAAGCTTGCGAAGGCAGCACTGCTCGTTCGGAAAGGGGCGACCTTCCTCTCTACAAATGGAGATATAGCCATCCCCACAGAGCGTGGTATGCTTCCGGGCAACGGTTCCCTGACTTCCGTAATTACGGTGACAACTGGTGTATCACCCACATTTATAGGGAAACCTGAATCGACGATTATGGAGTTGGCGCTTGATGAACTTGGAATGAGAAAAGAAGAAACGTTAATGGTGGGCGACAACTATGAAACAGATATTAAAGCTGGCATGAACGCTGGCTTAGATACGTTACTCGTTCATACAGGAGTCACGAGCCGTGAAGACTTAATTGTTAAAGAGATTCAACCTACCTTCACTGTGAAGAACTTAAGCGAATGGGTCATAGAATAA
- a CDS encoding class F sortase, translating to MSKKWKVYFGTVALVALLMFMYDTNVWAKLGYITSPEQASQHVTTIDDRTSVEKEEKSNQTNRPDQYSLTKEMKKADKGITPVKLSIPKISVEAEVNAVGILDNGQMGVPEQTEDIGWFEPGVKPGQTGNAVVAGHVDSIEGPAVFFDLEKLARGDELTIEGKDGQTLTYVVKRLQRYVTAEAPIEEIFGETEKKRLNLITCTGTFNHDLGSHEERLVVYTELLESE from the coding sequence TTGAGTAAGAAGTGGAAAGTTTACTTTGGAACTGTAGCTTTAGTAGCACTCCTCATGTTCATGTATGACACAAATGTGTGGGCGAAGCTTGGATATATAACCAGTCCCGAACAAGCATCACAACATGTTACGACTATAGATGATCGAACTTCAGTTGAGAAGGAAGAGAAGTCCAATCAAACGAACAGACCTGACCAATACAGTCTAACCAAAGAGATGAAGAAGGCCGATAAAGGCATTACACCCGTCAAGTTATCAATTCCTAAAATTAGCGTAGAAGCGGAAGTGAATGCTGTTGGCATACTTGATAACGGACAAATGGGTGTACCAGAACAGACCGAAGACATAGGATGGTTTGAGCCAGGAGTAAAACCGGGCCAAACAGGCAACGCAGTTGTTGCGGGTCATGTAGATAGCATAGAAGGACCGGCTGTTTTCTTTGATCTAGAAAAGTTAGCACGAGGCGATGAACTAACAATAGAAGGGAAAGATGGACAAACATTGACGTACGTTGTGAAACGTCTACAACGGTATGTAACAGCAGAAGCACCAATAGAAGAGATATTTGGTGAGACGGAGAAGAAACGGCTAAATTTAATTACGTGTACGGGAACATTTAATCATGATTTAGGAAGTCATGAAGAGCGTTTAGTGGTGTACACTGAGTTGTTGGAAAGTGAATGA
- a CDS encoding DUF86 domain-containing protein — protein sequence MYFVNREAIEQTLTYLDGVLSQYEEGMAHTQHGKLALERLVHVSIESIIDVGNMMIDGFIMRDPGSYSDIIDILVDEKVLPEEEQTPYQTYIKLRKELVQSYTTIDHDQLLNELMNHSNMLNQFSTRIRSYLDNELGPVSAFTNS from the coding sequence ATGTATTTTGTGAACCGAGAAGCAATTGAGCAAACGTTAACGTACTTGGATGGTGTACTCAGCCAATATGAAGAGGGGATGGCGCACACGCAACATGGTAAGCTTGCCTTAGAGCGTCTTGTTCATGTGTCGATTGAGTCCATTATTGATGTAGGGAATATGATGATTGACGGATTTATTATGAGAGACCCTGGTAGTTATTCAGACATTATTGATATATTAGTGGATGAGAAGGTATTGCCTGAAGAAGAGCAAACCCCTTATCAAACCTACATAAAGTTGCGTAAAGAGCTTGTTCAATCGTATACGACAATTGACCATGACCAATTGCTAAACGAATTAATGAACCATTCCAACATGCTGAACCAATTCTCGACTCGAATTCGTTCTTATTTAGATAACGAGTTGGGTCCGGTTTCAGCCTTTACGAATTCATAA
- a CDS encoding sodium-dependent transporter: MEQRGSWGTRAGFLLAAMGSAIGLGNIWRFPATAYDNGGGAFFIPYLFALLTAGIPILIMEYTIGHKYRGSAPKSLGRLSKGFEWIGWWQIGISFVISTYYAVIIAWAMMYAYYSISGAWGSDTVAFFTGDFLNMTDPGQFGGLVYKILIPLVIVWVITLGFLARGVKKGIEIANKIFIPTLVVLFLIIVIRAVTLDGAFVGLEAFFQPDWSKIAEPGVWVAAYGQIFFSLSIAFAIMITYSSYLSKKSDITNNAFITGFANSSFELLAGIGVFAALGFMASQVDQPVTEVVSGGIGLAFMVFPQIINEMPILSNVFGILFFLSLVLAGLSSLISITETYVAGVSEKFNVSRKVSVFVGGGIAAVISLAYASQGGLVLLDTVDHFINTYGVAMAGLFEVVAIAWFAKALKDLKAHANSVSDIRLGGWWTFCVGGITPVVLGYMLLQNIQTELKEAYEGYPIEFLFYFGWVVAIGVMFIGALFTIKPWPNNDLEVTYEEDKGVSQ; this comes from the coding sequence ATGGAACAACGGGGAAGTTGGGGGACGAGAGCTGGGTTTTTGCTAGCGGCAATGGGATCGGCCATTGGGTTAGGCAATATTTGGAGGTTTCCGGCAACGGCCTATGATAATGGAGGGGGAGCCTTCTTCATTCCATATTTGTTTGCCTTACTAACAGCCGGTATCCCGATTTTAATCATGGAGTACACAATTGGACATAAGTATCGTGGTTCAGCTCCTAAGTCATTAGGGCGATTAAGCAAAGGCTTTGAGTGGATTGGTTGGTGGCAAATCGGCATATCCTTTGTTATCTCGACGTATTACGCAGTTATTATTGCCTGGGCTATGATGTACGCTTATTACTCTATTAGTGGAGCGTGGGGCTCTGACACCGTTGCTTTCTTCACTGGGGATTTCTTAAACATGACAGACCCTGGTCAGTTTGGTGGATTGGTTTACAAGATTTTGATTCCACTTGTCATCGTATGGGTGATTACATTAGGGTTCCTTGCTAGAGGGGTTAAGAAAGGGATCGAAATTGCCAACAAGATTTTCATTCCAACGTTAGTGGTATTATTTTTAATTATTGTTATTCGTGCAGTCACATTAGATGGGGCGTTTGTCGGTCTTGAGGCATTCTTCCAACCAGACTGGAGTAAGATTGCCGAACCGGGTGTATGGGTCGCGGCTTATGGACAAATCTTCTTCAGTTTATCAATTGCATTTGCGATTATGATTACGTATTCCTCTTATCTAAGCAAGAAGTCAGATATTACGAACAACGCATTTATTACTGGTTTTGCTAACTCTTCATTCGAACTTCTAGCTGGTATTGGGGTATTTGCAGCGTTAGGATTTATGGCGAGTCAAGTGGACCAGCCGGTTACAGAAGTGGTTTCAGGTGGAATTGGGCTAGCGTTTATGGTATTCCCACAGATTATTAATGAGATGCCAATCTTGTCGAACGTGTTCGGAATCTTATTCTTCCTTTCGCTTGTGCTGGCAGGATTATCGTCGCTTATCTCCATCACTGAAACTTACGTCGCTGGTGTTTCCGAGAAGTTTAATGTATCACGTAAAGTATCCGTCTTTGTGGGTGGAGGCATAGCGGCAGTTATTTCTCTTGCTTATGCTAGTCAAGGTGGACTTGTCTTATTGGATACAGTCGACCACTTTATTAACACTTACGGGGTGGCGATGGCAGGATTGTTTGAAGTGGTAGCTATTGCTTGGTTCGCTAAGGCATTGAAAGATCTTAAAGCACATGCAAACTCTGTATCGGACATCCGTTTAGGTGGTTGGTGGACCTTCTGTGTTGGCGGCATCACACCGGTCGTTCTTGGTTATATGCTTCTCCAAAATATCCAAACAGAACTTAAGGAAGCTTATGAAGGATATCCAATTGAATTCTTATTCTACTTTGGCTGGGTCGTTGCGATTGGTGTCATGTTTATTGGCGCTTTATTTACGATTAAGCCTTGGCCGAACAATGATTTAGAAGTCACTTATGAGGAAGATAAGGGGGTGTCCCAATAA
- a CDS encoding YhcN/YlaJ family sporulation lipoprotein → MNKRPWFASALLATALIASGCGAEENDEAFDMTNPNESYNKISYGFGDRNNENFSYTSKSGNEYDNNVTNRVGYVRYNKDQVANDESENRYAVMDREQASDLVSRMLLRTKGFEDVATVVTDAEVLVGYKYEGNQNKNYAADIAKKTAQSVLPRYYEVYVSDTEETFDDLEALSTKNLQQKTYRDDVESVVKKMKKSPQGEDTYNDETRSFKDKRDVADDEEMRTDEMKNEKLNMQ, encoded by the coding sequence ATGAATAAACGACCATGGTTTGCATCAGCTTTGCTTGCAACAGCCCTAATTGCTTCAGGATGTGGGGCTGAAGAAAACGACGAAGCATTCGACATGACCAACCCAAATGAATCCTACAACAAAATCTCTTATGGATTTGGTGACAGAAACAATGAGAACTTCAGCTATACATCAAAAAGTGGTAATGAATATGACAACAACGTCACAAATCGTGTCGGGTATGTGCGATACAATAAAGACCAAGTCGCCAATGATGAATCAGAAAACCGGTACGCAGTGATGGATCGTGAGCAAGCGTCCGATCTAGTGTCACGCATGCTGCTACGAACAAAGGGATTTGAAGATGTTGCGACTGTAGTGACAGATGCTGAAGTGTTAGTCGGGTATAAATATGAAGGAAATCAAAACAAGAATTATGCTGCAGACATTGCCAAGAAAACCGCTCAGTCTGTCTTACCTCGCTACTACGAAGTGTACGTGTCCGATACAGAAGAAACATTTGATGACCTTGAAGCATTAAGCACAAAGAACCTTCAACAGAAAACGTATCGGGACGATGTAGAATCTGTTGTGAAGAAGATGAAGAAATCGCCTCAAGGTGAAGACACTTACAACGATGAAACACGTTCCTTCAAAGACAAACGAGACGTAGCGGATGACGAAGAAATGCGAACCGATGAAATGAAAAATGAAAAACTGAATATGCAATAA
- a CDS encoding Na+/H+ antiporter NhaC family protein, producing MEGTVYSLIPPLVMLVLVLLTRRVILSLGSGIVVGALMLHDFNVLATLKSIWENFYTIFYSIQDGLAVGNIQLFLFLILLGITTAFMTASGGSLAFGNWAIRRVKSRKGAQLVPAFLGIVIFIDDYFNSLAVGQVARPLTDRYKVSRAKLAYIIDSTSAPITVISPISSWGAFIIGIIGTQVLTPNNITEYSSFEAFVKMIPMNLYVFAAMFLVFLTVLRSYNIGSMKKHENLAMEEGKLFDATKTIPGDLNNEFVETDKGKISHLLVPIVVLIVATVSTMIYTGMQGTEGAASLLDIFKNTNVNQSLFTGGVSSVVVALIMYLTLSGNKSPINKVLMEGTKAMLPAIYILVFAWMIGTVIESIGTGEYLADLVRESSISASYLPLIIFLVASLMAFATGTSWGTFGMMLPIAGEIAANTDMNVFLPSLAAVLAGSVFGDHCSPISDTSILSSTGAGSNHIDHVMTQLPYALIGAVGTIVGYVIFALTSSVLLSLFATLAIVAIFVFLTPSPSNSSKETIAS from the coding sequence ATGGAAGGAACAGTTTATTCATTAATTCCACCTCTCGTGATGCTCGTACTTGTACTTCTGACAAGACGTGTCATCTTATCTTTAGGGTCCGGTATTGTTGTTGGTGCACTTATGTTACATGATTTTAATGTACTTGCGACGCTAAAGAGTATCTGGGAGAATTTCTACACCATTTTTTACTCAATACAAGACGGTTTAGCCGTCGGAAACATTCAACTGTTTCTTTTCCTCATACTGTTAGGAATTACGACAGCATTTATGACAGCATCTGGAGGAAGTCTTGCCTTTGGTAATTGGGCGATTCGACGAGTGAAATCTCGTAAGGGTGCACAACTCGTACCTGCATTCCTAGGGATTGTAATCTTCATCGATGACTACTTCAATAGCCTTGCTGTTGGTCAAGTTGCTCGTCCATTAACAGACCGTTACAAGGTTTCAAGAGCAAAGCTTGCGTATATCATCGATTCAACGTCTGCTCCAATTACGGTGATTTCCCCAATCTCAAGCTGGGGAGCGTTTATTATCGGTATCATCGGAACGCAGGTGTTAACACCAAATAATATTACAGAATACAGCTCATTTGAAGCCTTTGTTAAGATGATTCCAATGAACTTGTATGTGTTCGCAGCCATGTTCCTTGTTTTCCTTACTGTACTTCGCTCTTACAATATTGGTTCCATGAAGAAGCATGAGAACCTCGCTATGGAAGAAGGAAAACTGTTTGATGCTACGAAGACGATTCCAGGTGACTTGAACAATGAGTTTGTGGAAACGGACAAAGGGAAAATTTCCCATCTTCTTGTTCCGATTGTCGTGTTAATTGTCGCAACGGTTAGTACGATGATATACACTGGGATGCAAGGAACAGAAGGAGCAGCTTCCTTATTAGATATCTTTAAGAATACAAATGTAAACCAATCGCTATTTACAGGTGGAGTATCATCTGTGGTTGTGGCATTAATCATGTACCTTACCTTATCCGGTAACAAATCTCCTATTAATAAGGTGCTGATGGAAGGAACAAAGGCGATGCTCCCTGCCATCTATATCCTCGTCTTTGCTTGGATGATTGGTACTGTAATTGAATCCATTGGCACAGGTGAATATTTGGCAGATCTTGTTCGTGAATCTTCCATCTCAGCTTCTTACTTGCCATTAATTATTTTCTTAGTCGCAAGTTTGATGGCATTTGCAACCGGGACCTCTTGGGGCACATTCGGTATGATGCTTCCAATTGCAGGCGAGATTGCCGCGAATACAGATATGAATGTATTCCTACCATCTCTTGCTGCGGTGTTAGCAGGTAGTGTATTTGGGGACCATTGTTCTCCTATTTCTGATACGTCTATCCTGTCTTCTACAGGTGCTGGTTCGAACCACATCGACCACGTGATGACACAACTGCCTTATGCTCTAATTGGTGCAGTTGGTACAATTGTAGGTTACGTCATTTTCGCCCTGACAAGCAGCGTGCTGTTATCCTTGTTTGCTACCTTGGCGATTGTCGCGATCTTCGTGTTTCTCACACCGTCACCAAGCAACTCATCTAAAGAAACAATAGCATCTTAA
- a CDS encoding SAV0927 family protein — MSDEMEVIQDVIKQADVRYISFMGDIQRYDLAILSHEQNEEEKLVLDLQDNRFAKIELANLYDEGYLEHALNFSQMEAEELRTFIKSYL; from the coding sequence ATGTCCGATGAAATGGAAGTTATTCAAGATGTCATTAAGCAAGCAGACGTTAGGTACATTAGCTTTATGGGAGATATTCAACGCTACGACCTAGCCATCCTCTCCCATGAGCAAAACGAGGAAGAGAAACTTGTCCTAGACCTTCAAGACAATCGCTTCGCGAAAATTGAGCTAGCTAACTTGTATGACGAAGGGTATCTGGAGCACGCTCTCAACTTCTCTCAAATGGAAGCAGAAGAATTAAGAACGTTTATTAAGTCTTACTTATAA